A window of the Trichoderma asperellum chromosome 6, complete sequence genome harbors these coding sequences:
- a CDS encoding uncharacterized protein (BUSCO:EOG092D37JC) produces the protein MPLIILTGLPTSGKSTRANQLHDYLTARIAGTKYRLHLISDDSLSISRTVYDLSTVPVHARSANASEKNARAAIYGAVKRVLSDKDIVILDGLNYIKGWRYQLHCEAKAVRTPSCILQIGCSKERAQQVNEDRLKRDQAAAVEQEGSDVPNDAPGDTTEAYEPANWENLVFRHEEPNPMTRWDSPLFTVIWEDDEQQLKRTFDSLWEAIAGDGRKVIKPNQATEPRGRDASGDYLYVLDRETQDIVKRVLDQQGDDGGGEVKVPLGTGGKKDLVIELPAARKVGLPELQRHRRAFMGLNRGGIGLEKVTNMAADALRESFVNYLNNTFENE, from the coding sequence CTCATCATTCTCACGGGTCTGCCGACGTCGGGCAAATCGACGAGGGCGAACCAACTACATGACTATCTTACCGCCCGCATAGCCGGAACAAAGTACCGGTTGCATCTGATATCAGACGATTCTCTATCGATATCACGAACAGTATACGATCTCTCTACGGTGCCAGTGCACGCAAGATCAGCAAATGCGAGCGAAAAGAATGCCAGAGCAGCCATCTATGGAGCTGTAAAGAGGGTTCTGAGCGACAAAGACATTGTTATTCTGGATGGATTGAACTACATCAAAGGCTGGCGGTACCAGCTGCACTGTGAAGCGAAAGCCGTCCGAACCCCGAGCTGCATATTGCAGATTGGATGCTCCAAAGAGCGCGCACAGCAGGTCAACGAAGACAGGCTAAAACGAgaccaagctgctgctgtcgagcAGGAGGGAAGCGATGTACCAAACGATGCGCCAGGCGACACTACAGAGGCGTATGAGCCTGCAAACTGGGAGAATCTCGTCTTCCGTCACGAAGAGCCCAATCCTATGACCCGCTGGGATAGCCCTCTATTTACAGTAATAtgggaagatgacgagcaACAGTTGAAGAGAACATTCGACTCTCTTTGGGAGGCGATTGCTGGAGACGGCCGCAAAGTTATCAAGCCAAACCAGGCTACAGAGCCACGCGGGCGCGATGCGAGTGGCGATTACTTATATGTGCTAGATCGTGAAACACAAGACATTGTGAAGCGAGTTTTGGATCAGCAAGGCGACGATGGTGGCGGGGAGGTGAAAGTGCCCCTTGGCACGGGTGGCAAGAAGGATCTTGTTATTGAGCTGCCGGCGGCGAGAAAGGTTGGCTTGCCAGAGCTGCAGAGACATCGGAGGGCCTTTATGGGGCTGAATAGAGGGGGTATTGGGCTGGAGAAGGTGACGAACATGGCTGCCGATGCGCTGCGAGAGTCGTTTGTCAACTACCTCAACAATACGTTTGAGAATGAGTAG
- the CDC48 gene encoding AAA ATPase cdc48: MASQPEEHKKKVNLTDPSGAEIKHEDDTATAILKKKKKPNQLMVTDAVNDDNSIIALSEATMDALQLFRGDTVLVRGKKRKETVLIVLADEELDEGSARINRVVRHNLRVKHGDVITISPCPDIKYAKRIAVLPIADTVEGLTGSLFDVFLAPYFREAYRPVKQGDLFIVRGGMRQVEFKVVEVDPPEYGIVAQDTVIHCEGEPIQREEEENNLNEVGYDDIGGCRKQMAQIREMVELPLRHPQLFKSIGIKPPRGVLLYGPPGTGKTLMARAVANETGAFFFLINGPEIMSKMAGESESNLRKAFEEAEKNSPAIIFIDEIDSIAPKREKTNGEVERRVVSQLLTLMDGMKARSNVVVMAATNRPNSIDPALRRFGRFDREVDIGIPDPTGRLEILQIHTKNMKLGDDVDLEQIAAETHGYVGSDVAALCSEAAMQQIREKMDLIDLDEDTIDAEVLDSLGVTMENFRFALGVSNPSALREVAVVEVPNVRWEDIGGLEEVKQDLRESVQYPVDHPEKFLKFGLSPSRGVLFYGPPGTGKTMLAKAVANECAANFISVKGPELLSMWFGESESNIRDIFDKARAAAPCVVFLDELDSIAKARGGSVGDAGGASDRVVNQLLTEMDGMTSKKNVFVIGATNRPEQLDPALCRPGRLDSLIYVPLPDEPGRLGILKAQLRKTPVAADIDLGYIAAKTHGFSGADLGFITQRAVKIAIKESISLDIERTKAREAAGDNMDVDEDAEDPVPELTKAHFEEAMQMARRSVSDVEIRRYEAFAQQMKNAGPGAYFKFPDGADAGAAGNAGNSFGDAGNDDDLYD, encoded by the exons ATGGCTTCTCAGCCTGAAGAGCACAAGAAGAAGGTCAACTTGAC CGACCCCTCCGGCGCGGAAATCAAGCAC GAAGATGACACCGCCACTGCCAttctcaagaagaagaagaagcccaacCAGCTGAT GGTTACCGATGCCGTCAATGATGACAACAGCATTATCGCCCTGTCCGAGGCCACCATGGACgccctccagctcttccgcGGTGACACCGTCCTTGTACgaggcaagaagagaaaggagacaGTCCTGATCGTCCTTGCAGACGAGGAACTGGATGAGGGAAGTGCTAGAATCAACCGTGTTGTCCGCCATAACCTCAGAGTCAAGCACGGTGACGTGATTACCATCTCCCCCTGCCCCGATATCAAATAT GCCAAGCGAATTGCTGTGCTGCCTATTGCCGACACCGTCGAGGGCCTTACTGGTTCACTATTCGACGTTTTCCTCGCCCCATACTTCCGCGAAGCCTACAGACCAGTTAAGCAAGGAGACTTGTTTATCGTACGTGGTGGTATGAGGCAAGTTGAATTCAAGGTTGTCGAGGTGGATCCTCCGGAATACGGCATCGTAGCTCAGGATACCGTTATTCACTGCGAGGGCGAGCCTATCCagcgagaggaggaagagaataACCTGAACGAGGTCGGCTATGACGACATTGGTGGATGCCGTAAGCAGATGGCTCAGATCCGAGAAATGGTTGAGCTTCCTCTCCGTCACCCTCAGCTTTTCAAGTCAATTGGTATCAAGCCGCCTCGTGGTGTCTTGCTCTACGGTCCTCCCGGTACCGGTAAGACGCTCATGGCTCGTGCTGTTGCCAACGAGACTGgcgctttcttcttcctcatcaacGGCCCCGAGATCATGTCTAAAATGGCTGGAGAGTCCGAGTCCAATCTGCGAAAAGCCTTCGAGGAGGCGGAGAAGAACTCACCTGCTATCATCTTTATCGATGAAATCGATTCCATCGCCCCCAAGCGTGAAAAGACCAACGGTGAAGTTGAGCGTCGTGTCGTCTCCCAGCTCCTTACCCTCATGGACGGTATGAAGGCTCGTTCCAACGTTGTCGTCATGGCCGCCACCAACCGACCCAACTCCATTGACCCGGCTCTGCGACGATTCGGTCGTTTCGACCGTGAGGTGGACATTGGTATTCCCGACCCAACTGGCCGTCTGGAGATTCTCCAAATCCACACCAAGAACATGAAGCTGGGCGATGATGTCGACCTGGAGCAAATTGCTGCCGAGACCCACGGTTACGTCGGTTCTGATGTTGCTGCTCTCTGCTCCGAAGCCGCCATGCAGCAGATTCGTGAGAAGATGGATCTCATCGATCTCGATGAGGACACCATCGACGCCGAAGTCTTGGACTCCCTAGGTGTCACCATGGAGAACTTCCGATTCGCTCTGGGCGTGTCCAACCCCTCTGCTCTTCGTGAGGTTGCCGTCGTCGAAGTCCCCAACGTCCGCTGGGAGGATATCGGTGGTCTCGAAGAGGTCAAGCAGGATCTCCGAGAGAGTGTCCAGTATCCTGTCGACCACCCCGAGAAGTTCCTCAAGTTTGGTCTCTCCCCGTCCAGAGGTGTTCTTTTCTATGGACCTCCTGGTACTGGTAAGACAATGTTGGCCAAGGCCGTTGCCAACGAGTGCGCTGCCAACTTCATCTCCGTCAAGGGACCCGAACTTCTCAGCATGTGGTTCGGTGAGTCCGAAAGCAACATCAGAGATATTTTCGACAAGGCCCGAGCGGCCGCTCCTTGCGTTGTTTTCCTCGACGAGTTGGATTCCATTGCCAAGGCTCGTGGTGGCTCTGTCGGCGACGCTGGCGGTGCCTCTGACCGTGTTGTTAACCAGCTTTTGACTG AAATGGACGGTATGACTTCAAAGAAGAACGTTTTCGTCATTGGTGCTACCAACAGACCCGAGCAGCTCGACCCTGCTCTTTGCCGTCCTGGCCGTCTGGATTCGCTCATCTATGTGCCCCTTCCTGATGAGCCTGGCCGTCTTGGTATTCTCAAGGCTCAGCTGCGCAAGACCCCTGTCGCCGCTGATATTGACCTTGGCTACATTGCTGCTAAGACCCACGGCTTCTCTGGTGCCGATTTGGGTTTCATCACCCAGCGTGCCGTCAAGATTGCCATCAAGGAGTCCATCTCACTTGACATTGAGCGCACCAAGGCCCGTGAGGCTGCTGGAGACAACATGGATGtcgatgaagatgccgagGACCCTGTTCCAGAGCTGACAAAGGCTCACTTCGAGGAGGCCATGCAGATGGCTCGCCGTTCCGTCAGCGATGTGGAGATCCGAAGATACGAGGCCTTTGCAcagcagatgaagaatgcTGGCCCTGGTGCCTACTTCAAGTTCCCTGACGgagctgatgctggtgctgctggtaaCGCTGGCAACTCTTTCGGCGATGCAGGCAACGATGACGATCTTTACGACTAA